One genomic segment of Ostrinia nubilalis chromosome 20, ilOstNubi1.1, whole genome shotgun sequence includes these proteins:
- the LOC135081559 gene encoding larval cuticle protein A2B-like — translation MDTKIVVFICMVGAACASVVPVAPVARLDPYPQYAYGYDVQDALTGDYKGHQEQRNGDLVTGSYTVVDPDGTRRIVDYAADPLNGFNAVVRREPLVVAAPARVVAPAPVVAPAPIAPAPLVAPGPFLPRAHFHAPAPAQFFAPRLPSPYYF, via the exons ATGGACACCAAG ATTGTAGTATTCATCTGTATGGTCGGCGCAGCCTGCGCTAGCGTGGTGCCAGTGGCCCCGGTAGCGCGGTTAGACCCCTACCCCCAGTACGCCTACGGGTACGACGTACAGGACGCGCTCACAGGCGACTACAAAGGCCACCAGGAACAAAGGAACGGGGACCTAGTCACCGGCTCGTATACCGTCGTCGACCCCGACGGCACCCGCAGGATCGTCGACTACGCAGCTGATCCCCTCAACGGCTTCAACGCGGTCGTCCGCCGCGAGCCGCTGGTCGTCGCCGCCCCCGCCAGGGTGGTAGCGCCCGCCCCTGTGGTCGCACCCGCCCCCATCGCCCCCGCACCCCTGGTCGCCCCAGGCCCCTTCCTCCCCCGTGCACACTTCCACGCGCCCGCCCCAGCACAATTTTTTGCCCCCAGGCTACCTAGTCCTTACTACTTCTAG
- the LOC135081872 gene encoding outer dynein arm-docking complex subunit 4-like: MQMEEKQLYGALTVYRERGAYLRRLEQFEKAKASFDEAYKAAPDDVANLTGRSQVCADAVQPVQAYADAEIALKLEPGNMIARNMQARAMYTMSDFERSVVMNYRGARVRRQPPYFIEGINQGVETIQDCIGINAGSVMLDFLPLIKQNEAAGVDENEPQKPLHVSRIPRPLKKRKLTQMEARKHLTLARVLAMKYLGPMAYDKFFLQELTEDPRIMSANSGGSIELRGIVKEALRSLSERQDMLRAQRPYYTIKLAEKAESKHQNKYKEAVLIKEREIGARTAERLLKQLEKSMRENRVMDLIAQAERMQIFLDMKTPRTLPDKEIYTDRLYRAVGEGYLSQHRLSYTLSERGNRRRIAFLMGLPVGRPQSFDSVMANYPYKFIDIKQATEKVVATLEMCENSTMKCWLMYELSRLLCTQKNYALAKFYAKRCQREAQELGSVTWWLNGCFVLMSGDMQQGNANEVRIQVEEAYEWSKKLQDPERVQAFLCKCAEMAAETVTADERKAVVQREKQIVGVMDEQQRVETQVLFKRMSTVPTGRRFSVLPSKPQAGEVRPERRRRRQRGLSVIPGPEQALPPPPKSGVLGFQVFDI, from the coding sequence ATGCAGATGGAAGAAAAGCAATTATACGGTGCACTTACCGTGTACCGAGAAAGAGGCGCTTATTTGCGTCGACTGGAGCAGTTTGAAAAAGCCAAGGCATCGTTTGATGAAGCGTACAAGGCCGCTCCAGACGATGTAGCGAATCTGACCGGGCGCAGTCAGGTCTGCGCGGACGCCGTGCAGCCGGTGCAGGCGTATGCCGACGCCGAGATCGCGCTCAAGCTGGAGCCCGGCAACATGATCGCGCGCAACATGCAGGCGCGCGCCATGTACACCATGTCCGACTTCGAGAGGTCGGTGGTCATGAACTACCGAGGGGCCCGGGTTCGTCGTCAACCTCCCTACTTCATCGAAGGGATCAACCAAGGAGTGGAAACGATACAAGACTGTATCGGAATTAACGCCGGTAGTGTCATGTTAGATTTTCTTCCTTTGATAAAACAAAACGAAGCAGCGGGTGTCGATGAAAATGAACCACAAAAACCATTACATGTGTCGCGCATTCCACGACCGCTCAAAAAACGTAAGTTGACTCAAATGGAAGCACGTAAGCATTTAACGTTAGCACGTGTACTTGCAATGAAATACCTTGGCCCCATGGCTTACGATAAGTTTTTTCTTCAGGAACTTACTGAAGACCCTCGAATAATGTCTGCGAACTCTGGAGGTAGTATAGAACTAAGGGGAATTGTAAAAGAAGCCTTGCGATCTCTTTCCGAACGTCAGGACATGTTGCGAGCTCAACGTCCATACTACACTATTAAACTGGCTGAGAAAGCCGAGTCTAAACACCAGAACAAGTATAAGGAAGCTGTTCTTATTAAAGAGCGTGAGATTGGTGCTCGTACTGCTGAACGCCTGTTGAAACAACTTGAGAAGAGCATGCGTGAGAATCGCGTCATGGACTTGATTGCACAAGCCGAACGCATGCAGATATTCCTTGACATGAAGACTCCGAGGACACTACCCGACAAAGAAATTTACACTGATCGGTTATACAGAGCTGTCGGTGAAGGCTACTTATCTCAGCATAGACTCTCGTACACGCTTAGCGAACGGGGTAACAGACGCAGAATTGCTTTCCTTATGGGTTTGCCAGTTGGCCGTCCACAATCATTCGATTCTGTTATGGCCAATTATCCATACAAGTTCATCGATATAAAACAGGCTACAGAAAAAGTCGTGGCGACCTTAGAGATGTGCGAGAACTCTACAATGAAATGTTGGCTAATGTACGAACTTTCACGGTTGCTTTGTACACAAAAGAATTACGCTCTTGCCAAATTCTATGCAAAGCGCTGCCAACGCGAAGCTCAGGAGCTGGGTAGTGTGACCTGGTGGTTGAATGGATGTTTCGTACTAATGAGTGGTGATATGCAACAAGGAAACGCTAACGAAGTGCGTATACAAGTGGAAGAGGCTTACGAATGGTCTAAAAAGTTGCAAGATCCGGAAAGAGTGCAAGCTTTCCTTTGTAAATGCGCTGAAATGGCGGCAGAGACAGTGACCGCGGATGAACGTAAAGCGGTAGTACAGCGTGAGAAACAGATAGTAGGTGTAATGGACGAACAGCAACGTGTGGAGACGCAGGTGCTGTTCAAGCGCATGTCGACGGTGCCAACGGGGCGGCGCTTCTCCGTGCTGCCGAGCAAGCCGCAGGCGGGCGAGGTGCGCCCggagcgccgccgccgccgccagcgcGGGCTGTCCGTCATCCCGGGCCCGGAGCAGGCTCTGCCACCCCCACCAAAGTCTGGTGTACTCGGGTTCCAAGTTTTCGATATCTAa
- the LOC135081552 gene encoding larval cuticle protein A2B-like, producing the protein MAFKIVILSCLVALARASVAPVAVAAPVAAAPVVAARLEEFDPLPQYRFGYDVADALTGDYKSQTEQRDGDLVQGSYSLVDSDGTRRTVDYTADSVNGFNAVVRKEPLVAAAPVVAAAPAVVPARIAAAPAVVPARFAAAPVAAPVAAAPVVAARYTAAYPAPFSYAAYTAPVAAAYTAPVAAAYTAPVAKVAALRTAPFAYAPAAPVVV; encoded by the exons atgGCCTTTAAG ATCGTCATCCTGTCCTGCCTGGTGGCTTTGGCCCGCGCTAGCGTGGCTCCTGTGGCAGTAGCCGCCCCGGTAGCGGCCGCGCCTGTTGTGGCGGCGCGCCTGGAGGAATTCGACCCTCTTCCCCAGTACCGATTCGGCTACGACGTGGCTGACGCCCTCACCGGAGATTACAAGAGCCAAACGGAGCAACGTGACGGTGATTTAGTGCAAGGCTCATACTCCCTGGTTGACTCTGACGGAACACGCCGCACTGTGGACTACACTGCTGATTCAGTGAACGGGTTCAACGCGGTGGTGCGCAAAGAGCCGCTGGTAGCCGCCGCTCCAGTCGTGGCCGCCGCTCCCGCCGTTGTCCCCGCCCGCATCGCCGCCGCTCCCGCAGTCGTCCCCGCCCGCTTCGCCGCCGCTCCTGTCGCCGCTCCCGTGGCAGCTGCCCCCGTGGTGGCTGCCCGCTACACCGCCGCCTACCCCGCTCCGTTCTCGTATGCGGCATACACTGCCCCCGTCGCGGCCGCCTACACCGCTCCCGTCGCTGCCGCGTACACCGCGCCAGTCGCCAAAGTGGCAGCTTTAAGAACTGCGCCCTTCGCTTACGCCCCTGCTGCGCCAGTAGTAGTATAA